The Thermomicrobiales bacterium nucleotide sequence TCATGTAGTCCTCAAGCTCATCTGCCGGCATCAGCTGGACGCGCGCAAAGTGTCGAATGTCGGTCAGGTAGAGTTGCGAGCCACTCGCGAAATCCAGAATCAGATGCGTTGACTTGTGCGGCAGCTCAGCACCATAGGCCGGAACAGGATGCCCGGCGTTGAAGCCCGGAATCGACGGACCTCGTGCGACGATCTGCCCGCTCAACTTCAGATGGACGACCATCGCGATATCACCCACGATAATCGGCAGGTACTTCCCGTGGCGGTCGACCCTGTCGAACGAACGCCCGGCTATCTGATCGAGTCCAGGACCATCGGCAGCAACGATCAACTTCGGCAGGCGTAGATCGATGCCGACAATCGGGTCATGCAGAAGCTGCTCCGCGATTCCGCGCCGAGCTACATCGACTTCGGGGAGTTCGGGCACGTCATTCTCCAGGCGGTTGGTACGAATCGATTCGGTCGTCGCGCTGCTCCGGTGCTGGTGGTGGCTCGGACGGATCAGCAGGTACGCGAGGATGCCTGTGTTCGGCATCGCCGAGGAACTGCGTGAGCACATTGCGCCAGTTTGAGCCATGTGGTGGCGGCGCGACGGGTACCGAAGGCGCGAGGATAGTGCGCGCCCGACGAACACGCAATGCGTCCTCGATGATCACCTGTATCGCCGCAGCAAACGGTATCGCAAGCAACGCGCCCAATGGCCCCATAAACTGACCACCTGCCAGCACGGCAAGAAAGACCGTTAAGGGCGATAGCCCAATAGCTCCGCGCATGATGCGCGGTACCAGAATGCTATTCTCTGTGAACTGCAACAGCACGATGAAGACTGCAACGATGATCGCCTTCTGCCACGAATCGAGCATCGCAATGGCAAACGCGGGGATGCCGCCGATCCATGGGCCGATCACCGGCACCATTTCGGTGATACCTGCAAACAGCGCCAACAGCAACCAGAAGCGCAGCCCCATCAGACCGTAGCCAATGCCGGAAGCGAAACCGATGATGACACAGAGCGTCAGTTGCCCTCGCAACCAATCGCCAACCTTGGCTTCGACGTCGTACCAGACGGTGTTGACCCGATCGCGTGTCTCTTCGCGCATGTTCTGGAGCAACAGC carries:
- a CDS encoding AI-2E family transporter, with the protein product MNGAGSGGGPQGDAGSRPSLTPASLLIVLLIFYLVVQIQTIVFLLLFAVLFATVIERPVLKLEARGMPRAAGILTVYVVILLALVLLGFIFVPLITAEARSFSQEAPNLIQNLADEWRTSDNRFLARTGYRFLTQLKFRLDNPPPPTGGTAIGLVTGIGAVIFGLVATFVIGFYYLMEKHLVKRLLLQNMREETRDRVNTVWYDVEAKVGDWLRGQLTLCVIIGFASGIGYGLMGLRFWLLLALFAGITEMVPVIGPWIGGIPAFAIAMLDSWQKAIIVAVFIVLLQFTENSILVPRIMRGAIGLSPLTVFLAVLAGGQFMGPLGALLAIPFAAAIQVIIEDALRVRRARTILAPSVPVAPPPHGSNWRNVLTQFLGDAEHRHPRVPADPSEPPPAPEQRDDRIDSYQPPGE